Proteins from a single region of Streptomyces spinoverrucosus:
- a CDS encoding bifunctional metallophosphatase/5'-nucleotidase yields the protein MPLNRRKFLKKSAATGAGVAMAGAAAAPAEAAQDRRKRPKRYSITVMGTTDLHGHIFNWDYFKDAEYSDAKGNVQGLARISTLVNQVRKEKGRRNTLLLDAGDTIQGTPLTYYYAKVDPITAKGGPVHPMAQAMNAIGYDAVALGNHEFNYGIETLRRFEEQCRFPLLGANAVDAKTLRPAFPPYFMKTFRVPGAPPVKVAVLGLTNPGIAIWDKAYVQGKLVFPGLEEQAAKWVPKLRSMGADVVVVSAHSGSSGTSSYGDQLPYVENAAANVARQVPGIDAILVGHAHVEIEELLVTNEQTGRSVVLSEPLCYAERLTLFDFELVFDKGRWQVESVKASLRNSNTVEDDPRITKLLSDEHAKVVEYVNQVVGTATETLTTVEARYRDAPIIDLITKVQEDVVRAALAGTEYASLPVLAQASPFSRTSEIPAGDVTIRDLSSLYVYDNTLVAKLMTGAQLRAYLEYSAEYFVQTAAGAPVDVEKLTNAGGRPDYNYDYVSGLTYEIDIARPAGSRIRNLAFGGAALDDAQRFVLAVNNYRANGGGAFPHVASAPELWSESTEIRTRIAEWVTAKGVLDPKDFASVDWKLTRDGTPVF from the coding sequence ATGCCGTTGAACCGCCGGAAGTTCCTGAAGAAGTCCGCCGCGACCGGGGCGGGGGTGGCGATGGCCGGCGCGGCCGCGGCACCGGCGGAGGCGGCACAAGACAGGAGGAAGCGCCCCAAGCGGTACTCCATCACCGTCATGGGCACCACCGACCTGCACGGTCACATCTTCAACTGGGACTACTTCAAGGACGCGGAGTACTCCGACGCCAAGGGCAACGTCCAGGGCCTGGCCCGGATCTCGACGCTGGTGAACCAGGTGCGCAAGGAGAAGGGCCGCCGCAACACGCTGCTGCTGGACGCGGGCGACACCATCCAGGGCACCCCGCTGACGTACTACTACGCGAAGGTCGACCCGATCACCGCCAAGGGCGGCCCGGTGCACCCGATGGCGCAGGCGATGAACGCCATCGGGTACGACGCGGTGGCGCTCGGCAACCACGAGTTCAACTACGGCATCGAGACGCTGCGCCGGTTCGAGGAGCAGTGCCGGTTCCCGCTGCTCGGCGCCAACGCCGTAGACGCGAAGACGCTGCGGCCGGCCTTCCCGCCGTACTTCATGAAGACGTTCCGCGTGCCGGGTGCCCCGCCGGTGAAGGTCGCCGTGCTGGGGCTGACGAATCCCGGCATCGCGATCTGGGACAAGGCGTATGTGCAGGGCAAGCTGGTCTTCCCGGGTCTGGAGGAGCAGGCGGCGAAGTGGGTGCCGAAGCTGAGGTCGATGGGTGCGGACGTGGTGGTGGTCTCCGCGCACAGCGGTTCCTCGGGCACGTCGTCGTACGGCGATCAGTTGCCGTACGTGGAGAACGCCGCCGCCAACGTGGCCCGGCAGGTGCCGGGCATCGACGCGATCCTGGTCGGTCACGCGCATGTGGAGATCGAGGAGCTGCTGGTCACGAACGAGCAGACCGGCAGGTCGGTCGTCCTGTCCGAACCGCTGTGCTACGCCGAACGGCTGACGCTGTTCGACTTCGAGCTGGTCTTCGACAAGGGCCGCTGGCAGGTCGAGTCGGTCAAGGCATCGCTGCGGAATTCGAACACGGTCGAGGACGACCCGAGGATCACGAAGCTGTTGTCGGACGAGCACGCGAAGGTCGTGGAGTACGTCAACCAGGTCGTCGGCACCGCGACCGAGACGCTGACGACGGTCGAGGCCCGCTACCGGGACGCCCCGATCATCGATCTGATCACCAAGGTGCAGGAGGACGTCGTCCGGGCGGCCCTGGCGGGCACCGAGTACGCGTCGCTGCCGGTGCTCGCGCAGGCGTCGCCGTTCTCGCGGACGTCCGAGATCCCGGCCGGTGATGTGACGATCCGGGATCTGTCGAGCCTGTATGTGTACGACAACACGCTGGTCGCCAAGTTGATGACGGGCGCGCAGCTGCGGGCGTACCTGGAGTACTCGGCGGAGTACTTCGTGCAGACGGCGGCCGGCGCGCCGGTCGACGTGGAGAAGCTGACCAACGCGGGCGGCCGCCCGGACTACAACTACGACTATGTGTCGGGGCTGACGTACGAGATCGACATCGCCCGGCCGGCCGGGTCGCGGATCAGGAATCTGGCCTTCGGGGGTGCCGCGCTGGACGATGCCCAGCGGTTCGTGCTGGCGGTGAACAACTACCGTGCCAACGGCGGAGGCGCGTTCCCGCATGTGGCGTCGGCTCCGGAGTTGTGGTCGGAGTCGACGGAGATCCGCACCCGGATCGCGGAGTGGGTGACCGCGAAGGGTGTGCTGGATCCGAAGGACTTCGCGTCGGTGGACTGGAAGCTCACGCGGGACGGCACGCCGGTGTTCTGA
- a CDS encoding SIMPL domain-containing protein, whose protein sequence is MTSPTEEPQPPAVPYGTPDAPRIAVRGEAHLEVDPEIARIGITVTARGRDRRSALDDLTRRNTTVLDLVKSYGDAVERLETGAFSITPELTKHGRGERVRTYHGIVHITAELTDFTALGELTSRLADLDLTRVDGPWWALRPDSPAHGEARQQAVREAVQRAREYAEALGTTLSALVELADIGAESPQPYPSASGGRMRSVAYSAAAEDTAAAPLDLEPQRQHVHAQVNARFTMVPPRL, encoded by the coding sequence ATGACCTCACCCACCGAGGAACCCCAGCCACCCGCCGTCCCCTACGGCACCCCCGACGCCCCCCGCATCGCCGTCCGCGGCGAGGCCCACCTCGAAGTCGACCCCGAGATCGCCCGCATCGGCATCACCGTCACCGCCCGCGGCCGCGACCGACGCTCCGCCCTCGACGACCTCACCCGCCGCAACACCACCGTCCTCGACCTCGTCAAGTCCTACGGCGACGCCGTCGAACGACTGGAGACCGGCGCCTTCTCCATCACCCCGGAACTCACCAAACACGGCCGCGGCGAACGCGTCCGCACCTACCACGGCATCGTCCACATCACCGCCGAACTCACCGACTTCACCGCCCTCGGCGAACTCACCTCCCGCCTCGCCGACCTCGACCTCACCCGCGTCGACGGCCCCTGGTGGGCGCTGCGCCCCGACTCACCCGCCCACGGCGAGGCCCGCCAGCAGGCCGTCCGCGAGGCGGTACAACGCGCGCGCGAATACGCCGAGGCGCTCGGTACGACTCTCTCGGCGCTCGTGGAACTCGCCGACATCGGCGCCGAGAGCCCGCAGCCCTATCCCTCGGCATCCGGCGGACGCATGCGCTCCGTGGCCTACTCGGCCGCCGCCGAGGACACGGCCGCGGCACCCCTCGATCTCGAACCCCAGCGGCAACACGTCCACGCCCAGGTCAACGCACGTTTCACCATGGTGCCGCCGCGGCTTTGA
- the pyk gene encoding pyruvate kinase, translating to MRRAKIVCTLGPATDSYDQIKALVDAGMDVARFNLSHGGYAEHEERYQRVRKASDETGRSVGLLADLQGPKIRLGRFTEGPVLLERGDTFTITVEDGAQGDRQSCGTTYKGLADDVTPGERILVDDGKVCLEVTDVDGPRVHTRVVEGGMVSDNKGLNLPGVAVSVPALSEKDESDLRWALRTGFDVIALSFVRSGRDIEDVHRIMNEEGRRLPVIAKVEKPQAVEAIDDIVAAFDGIMVARGDLGVEMPLEQVPIVQKRAIKLAKRNAKPVIVATQMLDSMIENSRPTRAEASDVANAVIDGTDAVMLSGETSVGKYAVETVRTMAKIVEAAEEDLLAKGLSPLTELNKPRTQAGAVARAAAEMGDFLGAKFLVAFTQSGDTARRLSRYRSPIPLLAFTPEPATRSQLSLTWGVETFLGPHVESTDAMVGQVDELLTQYGRCRPGDTVIITAGSPPGMPGTTNMVRVHHIGEKS from the coding sequence ATGCGCCGAGCAAAGATCGTCTGCACACTGGGCCCCGCCACCGACTCGTACGACCAGATCAAGGCACTGGTCGACGCCGGAATGGACGTCGCCCGATTCAATCTCAGCCACGGCGGATACGCCGAGCACGAGGAGCGCTACCAGCGCGTACGCAAGGCCTCCGACGAGACGGGCCGCAGCGTCGGGCTCCTCGCCGACCTTCAGGGCCCGAAGATCCGGCTCGGCCGCTTCACCGAAGGACCCGTACTCCTTGAACGCGGCGACACCTTCACCATCACCGTCGAAGACGGCGCCCAGGGCGACCGGCAGTCGTGCGGGACGACGTACAAAGGCCTCGCCGACGACGTCACCCCCGGCGAGCGCATCCTCGTCGACGACGGCAAGGTCTGCCTGGAGGTCACCGACGTCGACGGACCCCGAGTCCACACCAGGGTCGTCGAAGGCGGCATGGTCTCCGACAACAAGGGACTGAACCTCCCCGGTGTCGCCGTCTCCGTCCCCGCGCTCTCCGAGAAGGACGAGTCCGACCTGCGCTGGGCCCTGCGCACCGGCTTCGACGTCATCGCCCTCTCCTTCGTCCGCAGCGGCCGCGACATCGAGGACGTCCACCGCATCATGAACGAGGAGGGGCGCCGCCTCCCGGTCATCGCCAAGGTCGAGAAACCGCAGGCGGTCGAAGCCATCGACGACATCGTCGCGGCGTTCGACGGCATCATGGTGGCGCGCGGTGACCTGGGCGTGGAAATGCCGCTCGAACAGGTCCCCATCGTCCAGAAACGCGCCATCAAGCTGGCCAAGCGGAACGCCAAGCCGGTGATCGTCGCGACGCAGATGCTCGACTCCATGATCGAGAACTCCCGGCCCACCCGTGCCGAGGCCAGCGACGTCGCCAACGCCGTCATCGACGGCACGGACGCGGTGATGCTGTCCGGCGAGACCAGCGTCGGCAAGTACGCCGTCGAGACGGTCCGGACGATGGCGAAGATCGTCGAGGCGGCCGAGGAGGACCTCCTCGCCAAGGGGCTCTCACCCCTGACCGAGCTCAACAAGCCCCGCACGCAGGCCGGCGCGGTCGCCCGGGCGGCGGCGGAGATGGGCGACTTCCTCGGCGCGAAGTTCCTGGTGGCGTTCACCCAGTCCGGCGACACGGCCCGCCGCCTGTCCCGCTATCGCTCCCCGATCCCGCTCCTCGCCTTCACACCCGAGCCCGCGACCCGCTCCCAGCTGAGCCTGACCTGGGGTGTCGAGACGTTCCTGGGTCCGCACGTGGAGTCGACGGACGCGATGGTCGGGCAGGTCGACGAGCTCCTGACCCAGTACGGCCGCTGCCGGCCGGGCGACACGGTCATCATCACAGCGGGCTCGCCGCCCGGGATGCCGGGCACGACGAACATGGTGCGGGTGCACCACATCGGGGAGAAGTCGTAG
- a CDS encoding ANTAR domain-containing response regulator gives MTAPESPQPVDASDDDKSHVPPMTTRVVIAEDEALIRLDLKEMLEEEGYTVVGEAGDGEQAVELAREHRPDLVILDVKMPKLDGISAAEKITEESIAPVLMLTAFSQRDLVERARDAGAMAYLVKPFSKSDVVPAIEMAVSRYTQLKELEKEVADLSQRLETRKLVDRAKSILQTEYGLTEPAAFRWIQKTSMDRRLSMQQVAEAVIQDAQEKKAAKG, from the coding sequence GTGACCGCCCCCGAGTCGCCCCAGCCCGTTGACGCGTCCGACGACGACAAGTCGCATGTGCCTCCGATGACGACCCGTGTTGTCATCGCCGAGGACGAGGCCCTGATCCGGCTCGACCTCAAAGAGATGCTGGAGGAAGAGGGCTACACCGTCGTCGGTGAGGCCGGTGACGGTGAGCAGGCCGTGGAGCTGGCCCGGGAGCACCGGCCCGATCTGGTGATCCTCGATGTGAAGATGCCGAAGCTCGACGGCATCTCCGCCGCCGAGAAGATCACCGAGGAGTCCATCGCCCCGGTGCTGATGCTCACCGCCTTCTCGCAGCGCGACCTCGTCGAGCGTGCCCGGGACGCCGGTGCGATGGCGTACTTGGTGAAGCCGTTCAGCAAGAGTGATGTCGTTCCGGCGATCGAGATGGCGGTGTCCCGGTACACGCAGCTGAAGGAGCTGGAGAAGGAGGTCGCCGACCTCAGCCAGCGGTTGGAGACGCGCAAGCTGGTGGACCGGGCGAAGTCGATCCTGCAGACGGAGTACGGGCTGACCGAGCCGGCCGCGTTCCGGTGGATCCAGAAGACGTCCATGGACCGGCGCCTGTCCATGCAGCAGGTCGCCGAGGCGGTCATTCAGGACGCCCAGGAGAAGAAGGCGGCCAAGGGCTGA
- a CDS encoding ABC transporter ATP-binding protein produces the protein MTALLEVDDLRVAYGKIEAVKGISFKVDAGEVVTLIGTNGAGKTTTLRTLSGLLKPVGGQIKFNGKSLKKIPAHQIVSLGLAHSPEGRHIFPRMTIEDNLRLGAFLRNDKPGIEKDIQRAYDLFPILGERRKQAAGTLSGGEQQMLAMGRALMSQPKLLMLDEPSMGLSPIMMQKIMATIAELKAQGTTILLVEQNAQAALSLADHGHVMEVGNIVLSGTGQDLLHDESVRKAYLGED, from the coding sequence ATGACCGCACTGCTCGAAGTCGACGACCTCCGCGTCGCATACGGCAAGATCGAGGCCGTCAAGGGCATCTCCTTCAAGGTCGACGCCGGCGAGGTCGTCACCCTCATCGGCACCAACGGCGCCGGCAAGACCACCACCCTGCGCACCCTGTCCGGCCTGCTCAAGCCCGTCGGCGGCCAGATCAAGTTCAACGGCAAGTCACTGAAGAAGATCCCCGCCCACCAGATCGTCTCCCTCGGACTCGCCCACTCCCCCGAGGGCCGGCACATCTTCCCCCGCATGACGATCGAGGACAACCTGCGCCTCGGCGCGTTCCTCCGCAACGACAAACCGGGCATCGAGAAGGACATCCAGCGCGCCTACGACCTCTTCCCCATCCTCGGGGAACGACGCAAGCAGGCCGCGGGCACCCTCTCCGGCGGTGAACAGCAGATGCTGGCCATGGGCCGCGCCCTGATGTCCCAGCCCAAGCTGCTCATGCTGGACGAACCGTCCATGGGCCTGTCGCCGATCATGATGCAGAAGATCATGGCGACCATCGCCGAACTGAAGGCCCAGGGCACGACGATCCTGCTCGTCGAACAGAACGCCCAGGCAGCCCTCTCCCTGGCCGACCACGGCCACGTCATGGAGGTCGGCAACATCGTCCTGTCCGGCACGGGCCAGGACCTGCTGCACGACGAGTCGGTACGGAAGGCGTACCTGGGCGAGGACTAG
- a CDS encoding ABC transporter ATP-binding protein → MTTDTITTGEAVLDARGVTMRFGGLTAVRNVDLQVNSGEIVGLIGPNGAGKTTFFNCLTGLYIPTEGEVRYKGTVLPPKSFKVTAAGIARTFQNIRLFANMTVLENVLVGRHTRTKEGLWSALLRGPGFHKAEAASRERAMELLEFVGLAPKAEHLARNLPYGEQRKLEIARALASEPGLLLLDEPTAGMNPQETRATEELVFAIRDKGIAVLVIEHDMRFIFNLCDRVAVLVQGEKLVEGDSATVQGDERVIAAYLGEPFEGAPGTAEVAEVEAAEAEAAGAQASEKRASEAQADTTSTGKENDR, encoded by the coding sequence ATGACAACCGACACCATCACCACCGGTGAGGCCGTCCTCGACGCCCGCGGCGTCACCATGCGCTTCGGCGGCCTGACCGCCGTACGAAACGTCGACCTCCAGGTCAACAGCGGCGAGATCGTCGGCCTCATCGGCCCCAACGGCGCCGGCAAGACCACCTTCTTCAACTGCCTGACCGGCCTCTACATCCCCACCGAGGGCGAAGTCCGCTACAAAGGCACCGTCCTGCCGCCGAAATCCTTCAAGGTGACCGCCGCAGGCATCGCCCGCACCTTCCAGAACATCCGCCTGTTCGCCAACATGACCGTCCTGGAGAACGTCCTCGTCGGCCGCCACACCCGCACCAAGGAAGGCCTCTGGTCCGCACTCCTGCGCGGCCCCGGCTTCCACAAGGCGGAGGCCGCCTCCCGCGAACGCGCCATGGAACTCCTGGAGTTCGTCGGCCTCGCACCCAAGGCCGAACACCTCGCCCGCAACCTGCCCTACGGCGAACAGCGCAAGCTCGAAATCGCGCGAGCACTCGCCAGCGAACCCGGCCTGCTCCTGCTCGACGAACCCACCGCGGGCATGAACCCACAGGAGACGCGAGCCACCGAAGAGTTGGTCTTCGCCATCCGCGACAAGGGCATCGCCGTCCTCGTCATCGAGCACGACATGCGGTTCATCTTCAACCTCTGCGACCGCGTCGCCGTCCTCGTCCAGGGCGAAAAGCTCGTCGAGGGCGACAGCGCCACCGTCCAGGGCGACGAACGCGTCATCGCCGCCTACCTCGGCGAACCGTTCGAAGGCGCCCCCGGCACCGCCGAAGTCGCGGAGGTCGAGGCCGCCGAGGCGGAGGCCGCCGGGGCACAGGCCTCGGAGAAGCGGGCCTCCGAAGCACAGGCCGACACCACGTCGACCGGCAAGGAGAACGACCGATGA